A part of Neovison vison isolate M4711 chromosome 6, ASM_NN_V1, whole genome shotgun sequence genomic DNA contains:
- the LOC122908901 gene encoding elongation factor 1-alpha 1-like, which translates to MGKEKTLINIVVIGHVDSGKSTTTGHLIYKCGGIDKRTIERFKKEAAEMGKGSFKYAWVLDKLKAESERGITTDISLWKFETSKYYVTIIDAPGHRDFIKNMIIGTSQADCAVLIVAAGVGAFEAGISKNGQTREHALLAYTLDVKQLIASVNKMDSTELPYSQKRYEEIVKEVSTYIKKIGYNPDTVAFVPISGWNGDNMLEPSANMPWIKGWKVTRKDGNASGTTLLEALDCILPPTRPTDKPLCLPLQDVYKIGGIGTVPVGRVETGVLKPGMVVTFAPVNVTTEVKSIEMHHEALSEALPGDNVGFNVKNVSVKDVHRGNVAGDSKNDPPMEAAGFTAQVIILNHPGQISAGYAPVLDCHTAHIACKFAELKEKIDRRSGKKLEDGPKFLKSGDATIVDMVPGKPMCVESFSDYPPLGCFAVCDMRQMVAVGVIKAVDKKAAGAGKVTKSAQKAQKAK; encoded by the coding sequence atggggaaggaaaagactcTTATCAACATTGTTGTCATCGGACACGTAGATTCGGGCAAGTCTACCACTACTGGTCATCTGATCTACAAATGTGGTGGGATTGACAAAAGAACTATCGAAAGATTCAAGAAGGAGGCTGCTGAGATGGGAAAAGGCTCTTTCAAGTATGCCTGGGTCTTGGATAAACTGAAAGCTGAAAGTGAACGTGGTATCACCACTGATATCTCCCTGTGGAAATTCGAGACCAGCAAGTATTATGTGACCATCATTGATGCTCCAGGACATAGAGACTTTATCAAAAACATGATTATAGGCACATCCCAGGCTGACTGTGCTGTCCTGATTGTTGCTGCTGGTGTTGGTGCATTTGAAGCAGGTATCTCCAAGAACGGGCAGACCCGTGAGCATGCCCTTCTGGCTTACACACTCGATGTAAAACAACTAATTGCTAGTGTTAACAAAATGGATTCCACTGAGCTACCCTACAGCCAGAAGAGATACGAGGAAATCGTTAAGGAAGTCagcacctacattaagaaaattggctACAACCCCGACACAGTAGCATTTGTGCCAATTTCTGGTTGGAATGGTGACAACATGCTGGAGCCAAGTGCTAATATGCCTTGGATCAAGGGATGGAAAGTCACCCGTAAAGATGGGAATGCCAGTGGAACCACACTGCTTGAAGCTCTGGATTGCATTCTGCCACCAACTCGTCCAACTGATAAGCCCTTGTGTCTGCCTCTCCAGGACGTCTACAAAATTGGTGGTATTGGTACCGTCCCTGTGGGCCGAGTGGAGACTGGTGTTCTTAAGCCTGGCATGGTGGTCACTTTTGCTCCAGTCAATGTTACAACTGAAGTCAAGTCTATTGAAATGCACCATGAAGCTTTGAGTGAGGCTCTTCCTGGGGACAATGTGGGCTTCAATGTCAAGAACGTATCTGTCAAAGATGTTCATCGTGGCAATGTGGCTGGTGACAGCAAAAATGACCCACCAATGGAAGCAGCTGGCTTCACAGCTCAGGTGATTatcctgaaccatccaggccaaATTAGTGCTGGATATGCACCTGTGCTGGATTGTCACACAGCTCACATTGCTTGCAAGtttgctgagctgaaggagaagataGATCGTCGTTCTGGAAAAAAGCTGGAAGATGGTCCCAAGTTCTTGAAATCTGGTGATGCTACCATTGTTGATATGGTTCCTGGCAAGCCTATGTGTGTTGAGAGCTTCTCTGACTATCCTCCTCTGGGCTGTTTTGCTGTTTGTGACATGAGACAGATGGTTGCTGTGGGTGTCATCAAAGCAGTGGacaagaaggcagctggagctggcaaggtcaccaagtctgcccagaaagctcagaagGCTAAATGA